In a genomic window of Mageeibacillus indolicus UPII9-5:
- a CDS encoding PD-(D/E)XK nuclease family protein produces MIEVTLGKNIYQLEDVMLAATRHWQNSVFRGGKDGAVGGNEADGRSGLGVGGKVAGRGFIVVPDNCAFEVEQHYLQLAGKGSLLLAEALGWQHFFLRLADELNVPSANLLDKSGQAALLNRILHAHRDELPFLGKLVNKRGFLHQIQDILLEFRRYNVGAADLCALGKKLVEHPVEGLSEPEKILDWSRLLGLFESEIAENNLPDQKGRLRLLAEWLESAVKSKKARAMAGDTAAELRDEVVLNYICQTNFWFWGIGDDYLLTGDEKRIILALSGLQANLYFYFAAESLTETTRRNLNIAGVVIENEAEMNGFRSSADYCFSSAAIDFVVAELPVRKVRFLPGSVALRSGSPLDVVTVTVPDMTVEAETTIAELLRLHLTENIPWQEMAIICSDESLHEALNLAGQQLGVPLQDAGKLKLSDSPVFTYLNALFDLPRRNWSLPAVLNLLRSGLTGATTDEIDVAENYWLANGLGYTAIFDAKRYNSAATDVEADVDADVKADAAMDAAAALDTGNVLTLNAEPESVADDAAVAWQLVVKHLRPVYEFITALPLELPCREMLDRLNLFFQAVDLTGTLRQRMADAPAGQEILYSKGWQEFFKAARTLRDLQGDVVEQFADLGEILADLLTDLTVNIVPSRLSQVKIGSATEILSANLKVIYVLRADEELSGCSAYSGLLRDSERAALGKLLQINWPGQHQSDYWRNASVWRRLADAASKIYFSRNDGEFESVLQQLASRRQINLLHQVTLADKLSPNDLRYWYPKFRRQDYQPTATGEVITSLNVSADGASENGGADKGWRENGASEKIHSVSRQVVLSDEMKMAALPLTQKLSVSRLEKYAACPYQYLVDYLLMARPREEWNPQVTDVGVLMHGILEKYLPMKLAENETYSMTLARLEQEDLAGRMAEVGEWLDEYIAADSRLRAFRDAGIYSSVTRQVKRRLSRSLPAIWASFLSGAAGEHKIFRPTAYEWAFGLSEAGGSARPPYRLRLSTGDSVDLCGKIDRIDFAMNSDLQPTGEFRIVDYKSNRSEPNIYHIYYGLEFQLPLYIAAYAAHLRRPTGEDFQDDAGYFSLKPKTDVPQTFSGLKKGLNKLQKEGFPVEAVSDLVKKAEFKAGELVEALRGGSFNPHPRVADYKDELPCRYCRARGICGNDRGLLNANVCRVRVKKVAPSSASSSAPSSGGEVNDG; encoded by the coding sequence GTGATTGAAGTTACTTTAGGAAAAAATATATATCAATTAGAAGATGTCATGCTGGCGGCGACGCGACATTGGCAGAACAGCGTTTTTCGCGGCGGTAAAGATGGGGCCGTCGGCGGGAATGAGGCTGATGGTCGAAGTGGGCTAGGCGTAGGCGGCAAAGTCGCCGGTCGTGGCTTTATCGTCGTGCCGGATAATTGTGCTTTCGAGGTGGAACAGCATTATCTGCAGCTCGCCGGAAAGGGTAGCCTGCTTTTGGCGGAGGCCCTGGGGTGGCAGCATTTTTTCTTGCGCTTGGCCGATGAGTTGAATGTCCCGTCCGCTAATTTACTGGACAAATCTGGCCAGGCGGCTTTGCTGAACCGAATTTTGCATGCTCACCGCGATGAACTGCCTTTCCTCGGGAAGCTGGTCAACAAAAGGGGATTTTTGCATCAAATTCAAGATATTTTGTTAGAGTTTCGCCGCTATAATGTTGGAGCCGCAGATTTATGTGCTTTGGGGAAAAAATTGGTCGAACATCCCGTAGAAGGGTTAAGCGAGCCGGAAAAAATTTTGGACTGGAGTAGGTTACTCGGCCTGTTTGAAAGTGAAATTGCGGAAAATAATTTGCCTGATCAGAAAGGTCGCTTGCGATTATTGGCGGAGTGGCTGGAAAGTGCGGTGAAATCTAAGAAAGCGCGGGCAATGGCCGGTGACACAGCGGCTGAATTGAGGGACGAAGTCGTGCTTAATTATATTTGCCAAACGAATTTTTGGTTTTGGGGAATAGGCGACGACTATCTGCTCACCGGTGATGAAAAGCGAATTATCCTTGCCTTAAGCGGATTGCAGGCGAATCTTTATTTTTATTTTGCGGCGGAAAGTTTGACAGAAACTACCCGACGGAATTTGAACATTGCCGGTGTAGTTATTGAAAATGAAGCGGAAATGAATGGGTTTCGATCCTCGGCCGACTATTGTTTTTCTTCGGCGGCAATAGATTTTGTCGTTGCGGAATTGCCGGTAAGGAAGGTGCGCTTTTTGCCGGGCTCCGTTGCGCTGCGGTCTGGTTCGCCGCTCGACGTTGTGACGGTAACTGTCCCGGATATGACGGTGGAGGCGGAAACGACGATAGCTGAATTGTTGCGCCTTCATCTGACTGAAAATATACCGTGGCAGGAGATGGCGATCATCTGTTCAGATGAAAGTTTGCACGAGGCTTTGAACTTGGCTGGACAGCAGTTGGGCGTGCCGCTACAGGACGCCGGGAAGCTCAAACTCAGTGATTCGCCTGTATTTACATATCTGAATGCTTTGTTTGATTTGCCGCGGCGCAACTGGTCTTTGCCGGCGGTGCTTAATCTTTTGCGTTCCGGCTTGACCGGGGCGACAACGGACGAAATTGACGTGGCGGAGAATTATTGGTTGGCCAATGGGTTGGGTTACACGGCTATTTTTGATGCCAAAAGATATAATTCGGCGGCTACGGATGTGGAAGCGGATGTGGATGCGGATGTGAAAGCGGATGCGGCTATGGATGCGGCCGCGGCTTTGGATACGGGAAATGTTTTGACACTGAATGCGGAGCCGGAAAGCGTAGCGGATGACGCTGCTGTAGCTTGGCAGCTGGTGGTTAAGCATTTGCGACCGGTTTATGAATTTATCACTGCTTTGCCCTTAGAATTGCCCTGTCGTGAAATGCTGGATAGGCTAAACTTATTTTTTCAGGCCGTCGATTTGACAGGAACGCTTCGCCAACGTATGGCTGATGCTCCAGCTGGCCAAGAAATTTTATATAGCAAAGGGTGGCAGGAATTTTTCAAAGCCGCGCGGACTTTACGCGATCTACAAGGAGATGTTGTCGAACAATTTGCTGATTTAGGAGAGATTCTGGCCGATTTGCTGACCGACCTAACTGTCAACATCGTTCCGAGTCGCCTTAGTCAGGTTAAAATAGGCAGTGCGACGGAAATTCTTTCAGCTAATTTGAAAGTTATATATGTTTTGCGGGCGGATGAGGAGTTGAGTGGGTGCAGTGCTTACTCCGGACTTTTACGTGATAGTGAACGCGCGGCGCTGGGGAAGCTTTTACAGATAAATTGGCCGGGGCAGCATCAAAGTGACTATTGGCGGAATGCATCGGTGTGGCGGCGGCTGGCGGATGCGGCGAGCAAGATTTATTTTAGTCGCAATGATGGTGAGTTTGAGTCGGTCCTACAGCAGCTTGCATCAAGGCGACAGATCAATTTGCTCCATCAGGTCACGTTGGCAGATAAACTCTCGCCAAATGATTTGCGCTATTGGTATCCTAAATTTCGGCGGCAGGATTATCAGCCAACTGCTACAGGGGAAGTTATAACAAGTTTAAATGTTTCAGCTGACGGTGCGTCTGAGAACGGTGGGGCGGACAAAGGTTGGCGGGAAAACGGTGCGTCTGAGAAAATTCATTCCGTAAGCCGCCAAGTTGTTTTGTCCGATGAAATGAAGATGGCGGCCTTGCCTTTGACACAAAAGCTTAGCGTATCCCGCTTAGAAAAATATGCTGCCTGTCCGTATCAATATTTGGTCGACTATTTGCTGATGGCTAGACCGCGAGAAGAATGGAACCCGCAGGTGACCGATGTTGGTGTTTTGATGCACGGAATATTGGAAAAATATTTACCGATGAAACTGGCTGAAAATGAAACTTATTCCATGACATTGGCGCGCCTCGAACAAGAAGATTTGGCCGGCCGGATGGCCGAGGTCGGCGAGTGGTTGGACGAATACATTGCCGCCGACAGCCGACTGCGAGCATTTAGAGACGCGGGGATTTACAGTTCTGTCACCAGGCAGGTCAAACGCCGCTTAAGTCGTTCTTTGCCGGCGATATGGGCAAGTTTTTTATCCGGCGCGGCAGGAGAACATAAAATCTTTCGCCCGACCGCCTATGAGTGGGCCTTCGGGTTGAGTGAAGCCGGCGGCTCTGCAAGGCCGCCTTATCGGCTACGTCTTTCAACAGGCGACAGCGTTGACCTGTGCGGCAAAATTGATCGTATTGACTTTGCAATGAACAGTGACTTACAACCGACCGGGGAATTCAGAATCGTTGACTATAAATCTAATCGTAGTGAGCCGAATATATATCATATATATTATGGCTTGGAATTCCAATTGCCTCTTTACATAGCCGCGTATGCAGCCCATCTGCGCCGCCCGACAGGTGAGGATTTCCAAGACGATGCCGGATATTTTAGCTTAAAGCCAAAAACAGATGTGCCGCAAACTTTTTCCGGTCTGAAGAAAGGATTGAATAAATTGCAGAAAGAAGGCTTCCCGGTTGAAGCGGTAAGTGATTTGGTAAAAAAAGCGGAGTTTAAAGCCGGCGAATTGGTGGAGGCTTTACGCGGCGGCAGTTTCAATCCGCATCCGCGAGTTGCCGACTACAAAGATGAGTTGCCGTGTCGCTACTGTCGGGCCCGCGGAATTTGCGGCAATGATCGCGGCTTACTCAATGCTAATGTGTGCCGGGTGAGGGTGAAAAAGGTTGCTCCGTCGTCGGCTTCGTCGTCGGCTCCGTCATCGGGAGGAGAGGTGAATGATGGCTGA
- a CDS encoding UvrD-helicase domain-containing protein: protein MMAEINFTAEQQAVLTAPIGNILVSASAGSGKTAVLTERILEHLLSGQTELNRLVVVTFTEAAAKQMKDKIRRKILAKIPSCCPDEAAILQDQMAYMPGADISTMHAFCKKIIKEFIYVLRDDKGNPLLDTEFKTLDGTEAALLLQQALDDVLNQIYVGIDHGELPKICWDFVGLSPAAAQMAFYRLLDSCDFNGDDAALRELLSNSLTKLRSLPHYGEFLLQSLDEYKQICKNFSKSRFLPLLLFHLNTLLVRAYPAIRRLESILQTHDVSTLAAAKTEGLLFYANSGSAAKIAENLQKDLQLRSVAAGNLRQLKAVYDKLQDWLASAQDDVDAANETMKAILNTIEAGRKNCAALALRAGGKSPDKAEFIYLYRTFAAEPLAWINSAEYSVTEAEQKNFVFPGVRPFGADMEAIEADLTDMLPVWQALAALLLFLDQTYASYKLKQNAVDFGDMEHYALRILENPAVREYCQNFYQEVYVDEYQDTSSIQESILQALSKNNVFRVGDIKQSIYRFRYANPDIFAALESELEMSTAPAAVPGAAPAGRLLRLNNNYRSVPNILGVANFVFSRLMNGEDGEIDYRTKHQFVAKRETTADPRVKVIYTADGRGDDLSEAENESLATDELLRKPNSVTLECVKLVDELRKDAAQGIAWEDVAILVRRNNTAAVISKWLERYGIPVEKNMPQEWYKTSEVLQVEALLQLIDNRRQDYPLLAVLRSNLHPFGFTENELVAIRLYFRQNASPELQYRSYFHTAVEFYLADSTHEIRAEAESAVAPDSKSEAEPAAAPDSDLKHRLREFFHWLATWRSLALSTSVPNLIAAILQSMDLPAEIKGEELETRQQALDLMLTTAYSYNSNYRHNLREYLKYLEEIRLQAILDSEKNAGGGVKLMTYHGSKGLEFPIVYLLDLGCGRSDCPAADKFIIDDKLGLAGLWIDPNADDAAQSRRSTPLMDAEILAEHKAEKAEQIRLLYVAMTRAKDSLRIITAFDEKIGETEWKKQPEFWQSKNAVDISDAAAGQIMVNRTKSHADMLNLAFNSLPNIDRMRDLLLAAKPFQLSYGDTSSGKIDLATAGTEVPATDCRIEFVFSPVEALEPYIKPNTPANTKPTTEDKSTAAEAIIATEQQTTADQLTTTDTVRGQFAAVDQAPTPSKTVDQASVPFTLPADRQDIVLQYQPDPTEIQPAKTTVTILSRESERSDEITTREMSMKPDSDTLILDMNFDLPEWPTEKMTGAERGTLLHRCMRKLDFTAMANVTMITPAMAKPSMEQVTIEKVTAATSTLSAQTSPAAAIDKELERQLTYLRERNIFTEREYTELGRWIDKIRQFFLSDLFRAMLKAEQTGGNIFRETPFTMNVPDDPRIGTDVIVQGQIDLWFTDGRKNALVDYKTDCLKEADPEQQDEAVRKRYAAQLNYYAKALEQATGLPTAAKIIWLLRYGRAIYLE from the coding sequence ATGATGGCTGAGATTAATTTTACTGCCGAACAACAAGCGGTTTTGACTGCTCCAATCGGGAATATTCTGGTTTCCGCCTCGGCCGGCTCCGGTAAAACGGCCGTACTGACGGAGCGTATTTTAGAACATTTGCTGAGTGGACAAACTGAGCTAAATCGACTGGTGGTAGTTACTTTTACTGAAGCGGCAGCCAAACAAATGAAAGATAAAATCAGGCGTAAAATTCTGGCGAAGATTCCGTCATGCTGCCCGGACGAAGCGGCGATATTACAGGATCAGATGGCATATATGCCAGGGGCCGATATCTCCACCATGCATGCGTTTTGTAAAAAAATAATTAAAGAATTTATATATGTTCTACGAGACGATAAGGGCAATCCGTTGCTCGATACTGAATTCAAAACACTCGACGGAACTGAGGCTGCTTTACTTTTACAGCAGGCTTTGGACGATGTGCTTAATCAGATTTACGTTGGAATTGATCATGGTGAACTGCCGAAAATTTGCTGGGATTTCGTTGGTTTGTCGCCTGCCGCGGCGCAAATGGCGTTTTATCGCTTGTTGGATAGCTGTGATTTTAATGGCGATGATGCGGCATTGCGTGAATTGCTGAGTAACAGTTTGACTAAGTTGCGTAGTTTACCGCATTACGGAGAGTTTTTGCTGCAAAGTTTGGATGAATATAAGCAAATATGCAAAAATTTCAGTAAAAGTAGGTTCTTGCCCTTGCTTTTGTTTCACCTGAATACTTTGTTGGTCAGAGCTTATCCGGCAATCCGGCGGTTAGAGAGTATTCTGCAGACGCATGATGTAAGTACGTTGGCCGCCGCCAAAACTGAGGGGCTGTTGTTCTACGCCAATTCGGGTAGTGCGGCAAAAATTGCGGAAAATTTGCAAAAAGATTTGCAGTTGCGCTCGGTTGCTGCCGGCAATTTACGGCAGCTCAAGGCGGTCTATGATAAGTTGCAGGACTGGCTCGCAAGTGCACAAGATGATGTAGACGCCGCAAATGAAACGATGAAAGCAATTCTTAACACGATCGAAGCTGGCCGAAAAAACTGTGCCGCGTTGGCACTGCGGGCCGGCGGAAAAAGTCCCGACAAGGCCGAATTTATTTATTTATATCGAACCTTTGCGGCTGAACCGTTGGCGTGGATTAACTCGGCCGAATACAGTGTTACTGAAGCAGAACAAAAAAATTTCGTTTTCCCTGGGGTAAGACCGTTTGGGGCTGATATGGAGGCGATTGAGGCTGATCTGACTGATATGCTACCCGTTTGGCAGGCTTTGGCGGCTTTGCTGCTGTTTTTGGATCAGACTTACGCATCTTATAAACTTAAACAAAACGCTGTGGATTTCGGTGATATGGAGCATTATGCTTTGCGGATTTTAGAAAATCCGGCCGTGCGTGAATATTGTCAAAATTTCTATCAGGAGGTTTATGTCGACGAATATCAGGACACCAGTTCTATTCAGGAATCAATTTTGCAGGCCCTGAGTAAAAATAATGTTTTCAGGGTGGGGGATATCAAACAGAGTATCTATCGTTTCCGCTATGCTAATCCGGATATTTTTGCCGCGTTGGAGTCTGAACTGGAAATGTCAACGGCACCTGCGGCGGTTCCGGGAGCGGCACCGGCCGGTAGGCTGCTGCGACTAAATAACAATTATCGATCTGTGCCTAATATTTTAGGCGTGGCCAATTTCGTTTTCAGCCGCTTGATGAACGGAGAAGACGGAGAAATCGACTATCGAACCAAGCATCAGTTCGTGGCCAAACGGGAAACAACCGCTGATCCGCGAGTCAAGGTTATTTATACGGCGGACGGGCGCGGTGATGACCTGAGTGAGGCGGAAAATGAAAGTTTGGCAACCGATGAATTGTTGCGCAAACCTAATTCCGTTACGCTTGAATGTGTAAAGCTGGTCGATGAATTGCGCAAGGATGCCGCTCAAGGCATTGCTTGGGAAGACGTGGCAATATTGGTGCGACGTAACAATACGGCGGCAGTGATCAGTAAGTGGCTGGAACGGTATGGGATACCTGTCGAAAAAAATATGCCGCAAGAGTGGTACAAAACGAGCGAGGTTTTGCAAGTCGAAGCTTTGTTGCAACTGATCGACAACCGGCGGCAAGACTATCCGTTGTTGGCGGTTCTGCGGTCAAACCTGCATCCGTTCGGATTTACCGAAAATGAACTGGTGGCGATAAGGCTCTATTTCCGACAAAATGCATCGCCTGAATTACAATATCGCAGTTATTTTCATACTGCAGTGGAATTTTATCTGGCTGATAGTACTCACGAAATACGGGCCGAGGCTGAATCAGCCGTCGCTCCGGACAGCAAGTCTGAAGCTGAACCGGCCGCCGCTCCGGACAGCGATCTAAAGCACCGCCTACGTGAATTTTTCCACTGGTTGGCTACATGGCGATCTTTAGCACTTAGCACTTCTGTGCCAAATTTGATTGCGGCTATTTTGCAAAGCATGGATTTGCCGGCAGAAATTAAAGGCGAAGAGCTTGAAACGCGGCAGCAGGCGTTAGATCTTATGTTGACAACGGCCTATTCATATAACTCTAATTACCGCCACAACCTGCGCGAATATTTAAAATATTTAGAGGAAATAAGGCTGCAGGCCATATTGGATAGCGAAAAGAATGCCGGCGGTGGTGTTAAATTGATGACGTATCACGGATCAAAAGGCCTAGAATTCCCCATCGTATATTTGCTTGATTTAGGCTGTGGCCGCAGTGACTGCCCTGCCGCAGATAAGTTTATTATTGATGACAAGTTAGGCTTGGCCGGACTATGGATTGATCCCAATGCCGATGACGCTGCTCAAAGCCGCCGGTCAACACCTTTGATGGATGCGGAGATTTTGGCTGAACATAAGGCGGAAAAAGCCGAACAAATAAGATTGCTTTATGTGGCCATGACTCGCGCGAAAGACAGTTTACGTATAATTACCGCTTTTGATGAAAAAATTGGCGAGACGGAATGGAAAAAACAGCCGGAATTTTGGCAGAGTAAAAATGCGGTAGATATTTCTGACGCTGCTGCAGGGCAGATTATGGTTAATCGGACGAAGTCTCATGCCGACATGCTGAATTTGGCTTTTAATTCTTTGCCCAATATTGATCGGATGCGAGATTTGCTGCTCGCTGCCAAACCGTTTCAGCTTAGTTATGGGGATACTTCGTCCGGCAAAATAGACCTGGCGACCGCCGGCACTGAAGTTCCGGCAACAGATTGTAGAATTGAATTTGTTTTTTCTCCGGTTGAGGCGTTGGAACCATATATAAAGCCGAATACGCCGGCGAACACTAAACCGACAACGGAGGACAAATCGACCGCAGCAGAGGCCATAATCGCGACAGAGCAACAGACAACGGCAGATCAACTGACAACGACAGACACCGTGCGGGGCCAGTTCGCGGCGGTGGATCAAGCACCAACCCCTTCGAAAACGGTGGATCAAGCATCCGTCCCGTTCACCCTGCCTGCCGACCGACAAGACATTGTTTTGCAGTATCAACCTGATCCAACTGAAATTCAACCGGCAAAAACCACCGTAACCATTTTATCGCGTGAGTCGGAGCGGAGCGACGAAATTACAACCCGAGAAATGTCGATGAAACCTGATAGCGATACTTTGATTTTGGATATGAATTTCGATTTACCAGAATGGCCGACAGAGAAGATGACCGGTGCTGAAAGAGGAACATTGCTGCACCGCTGCATGCGAAAGCTAGACTTTACTGCTATGGCCAACGTCACCATGATAACGCCGGCTATGGCCAAGCCTAGCATGGAACAGGTAACTATAGAAAAAGTCACTGCCGCCACGTCAACACTGTCCGCTCAAACCTCGCCTGCCGCGGCAATTGACAAGGAACTGGAACGACAATTAACTTATCTGCGCGAACGCAATATTTTTACCGAGCGTGAATACACTGAGCTTGGCCGCTGGATAGACAAGATCAGACAGTTTTTCTTAAGCGATTTATTTAGAGCTATGCTGAAGGCCGAGCAAACTGGAGGCAATATTTTCCGTGAGACCCCATTCACTATGAATGTACCTGATGATCCACGGATAGGAACAGATGTTATCGTGCAAGGCCAAATTGATTTATGGTTCACCGACGGCCGAAAAAACGCTTTGGTTGATTACAAAACCGACTGCCTGAAAGAGGCCGATCCGGAGCAACAGGACGAAGCTGTCCGAAAAAGATATGCAGCACAGCTCAATTATTATGCCAAAGCTCTGGAACAGGCGACCGGTTTACCGACAGCGGCAAAAATTATTTGGTTATTGCGCTATGGACGGGCGATATATCTGGAATAA
- a CDS encoding FGGY-family carbohydrate kinase, which produces MDLPQVLVFDIGTQSTRAMLINSCGEVCGKVQENHHPVYDSLYPEWAEKDPLFYYRNMITCAQKLAKEKADLWPKIQAITVTAIRDTVVCVDKNGQPLRPAILWMDKRKFTDLPKLNPASRLIFKTLGIEQTVNTHFQRSACNWIMINQPEIWAKTDKFLLLSGFLNYQLTGKMNDAVASTVGHVPFDVKTRSWQSKWALTRPVFDVPAEKLCDLVETCGKLGGLRSEVAELLNLPSGTPVLASGSDKACETIGLGCVDSTSAAISFGTTASITTISDKYIEPARFIPPFPALRPGYYSPEIEIFRGYWLVSWFKREFAEKEMLQAVKLGCTAEELLNRRLQEIPPGCDGLILQPYFAPNVNMPVAKGAIIGFSSVHTRIHIYRAIIEGINFALIDGMHTLEKRGNLKFERLMLGGGGSQSAEICQITANMFGLPAVRTQTFEVSGIGAAMAAMIGLGVYKDFPAAGRAMAKIKDIFEPDPEQTAIYARLMHEIYDEIYPRLAPLYQRLTEMNLTTKKD; this is translated from the coding sequence GTGGATTTACCTCAGGTTTTGGTTTTTGATATAGGTACGCAAAGTACCCGAGCGATGCTGATTAATTCATGCGGCGAGGTTTGTGGGAAGGTGCAAGAGAATCATCATCCCGTTTACGACTCTTTGTACCCGGAGTGGGCAGAAAAAGATCCGCTCTTTTACTACCGAAATATGATTACCTGCGCCCAAAAATTGGCGAAGGAAAAAGCGGATCTGTGGCCGAAGATTCAGGCGATTACTGTGACAGCCATCAGAGATACTGTTGTATGCGTCGACAAAAACGGCCAGCCGTTGCGACCGGCAATTTTGTGGATGGACAAACGAAAATTTACCGATCTGCCCAAGCTCAATCCAGCATCGCGCTTGATATTCAAAACGTTGGGAATTGAACAGACCGTGAACACCCATTTTCAGCGTTCCGCCTGCAATTGGATCATGATCAATCAACCGGAAATATGGGCCAAAACCGATAAATTTCTCCTGTTAAGCGGCTTTTTGAATTACCAACTTACCGGAAAAATGAACGACGCGGTGGCAAGCACCGTGGGTCACGTCCCTTTTGATGTCAAAACCCGTAGCTGGCAAAGTAAATGGGCTTTGACTAGGCCGGTTTTTGATGTCCCAGCCGAAAAATTGTGCGATTTGGTTGAAACTTGTGGCAAACTCGGTGGATTGCGCTCGGAAGTGGCAGAATTATTGAACTTACCCTCCGGCACGCCTGTATTAGCTTCTGGCTCCGATAAAGCCTGCGAAACAATTGGCCTTGGCTGTGTTGACAGCACTTCGGCGGCGATAAGTTTCGGAACTACGGCGAGCATTACAACTATCAGTGATAAGTACATTGAGCCGGCACGTTTCATCCCGCCCTTCCCGGCTTTACGACCGGGCTATTATTCCCCAGAAATAGAAATTTTCCGCGGGTATTGGCTAGTTTCCTGGTTCAAACGCGAGTTCGCCGAAAAAGAGATGCTGCAGGCGGTAAAACTCGGTTGCACGGCGGAAGAACTGCTAAACCGTCGTCTACAAGAAATTCCTCCCGGCTGCGACGGCCTCATACTGCAGCCATATTTTGCGCCGAATGTTAACATGCCGGTTGCTAAAGGTGCTATAATAGGGTTCTCTTCAGTTCATACACGCATTCACATTTACCGAGCCATTATAGAGGGAATAAATTTTGCTTTGATCGACGGCATGCATACTTTGGAAAAACGCGGAAATTTAAAGTTTGAGCGTCTGATGCTTGGTGGCGGTGGATCGCAAAGTGCCGAGATTTGCCAAATTACAGCCAATATGTTTGGTTTGCCTGCCGTGCGCACCCAAACCTTTGAGGTTTCCGGCATCGGGGCGGCCATGGCTGCTATGATCGGACTTGGTGTGTACAAAGATTTCCCTGCGGCCGGACGAGCGATGGCCAAAATAAAAGATATATTCGAGCCTGATCCCGAGCAGACGGCAATATACGCACGCTTGATGCATGAAATATATGATGAGATTTATCCACGCTTGGCACCATTGTATCAACGCCTTACGGAGATGAATTTAACCACAAAAAAGGACTAA
- a CDS encoding MarR family winged helix-turn-helix transcriptional regulator has protein sequence MKNKIYNEQYISRMVFALAHELRCYMIKRSKNFVHSNTQSRVLHFILAQTEPIYQRDIEKEFSMRPSTASELLKKMQHDELIRREYIEEDNRKKKIILLPKALKYKDEVDKDLSALEASLAQGLTSDEINEFRRISRKIWSNMEEVRAKMGI, from the coding sequence ATGAAAAATAAAATTTATAATGAACAATATATATCGCGCATGGTTTTTGCCTTGGCTCATGAGCTTAGGTGCTATATGATTAAGCGTTCCAAGAATTTCGTTCACAGCAACACCCAGAGTCGCGTGTTACATTTCATTTTGGCTCAGACCGAGCCAATTTACCAACGTGACATCGAGAAAGAATTTTCGATGCGCCCGTCCACGGCAAGTGAACTTTTGAAAAAAATGCAGCATGATGAGCTTATTCGCCGCGAGTATATCGAGGAGGACAATCGCAAAAAGAAAATCATCCTTTTGCCGAAAGCTCTGAAATACAAGGACGAAGTCGATAAGGACTTATCTGCTTTGGAAGCTTCCTTGGCGCAAGGCCTTACCTCGGACGAGATTAACGAATTCAGGCGTATTTCCCGCAAGATCTGGAGCAACATGGAGGAAGTGCGGGCAAAGATGGGCATTTGA